From Candidatus Latescibacter sp., the proteins below share one genomic window:
- a CDS encoding XRE family transcriptional regulator: MERIQSINPERIAWCCADYGIKPNDLVFELGIAETSIERMMTGEDGITFNQLRKIAEYFGRGVLFFLEYGPVVEEQVHSPQFRTLANKKPELSTKLKNLIERVEKQRAIYLSLCEDMDNPDQPLFSPPDLPQQNTREAARIAREWLALADENSFDTYRAAVEAKGVLVFRSNGYSGKWQIDKLNPIIGFVLYDPVCPVIVIKKQPWETQQSFTLMHELGHLLLYKSSSIDDEYDIQSHQEHEHHANAFAGNLLVPDSFLRSINDIDLPDEVSKYDDWLSRQRKVWGVSSEVILRRLKDVCRLPQSKYAAYRQWHAELAIQQTEGGSRQYRYREPQHVFGNTFVQTVFDALNARHITLAKASSYLDSLKIKDLHQLENYYAGL; encoded by the coding sequence ATGGAACGAATTCAATCGATCAACCCAGAACGCATAGCTTGGTGTTGCGCTGACTATGGCATAAAGCCAAATGATCTTGTTTTTGAATTGGGCATAGCAGAGACTAGCATCGAACGAATGATGACTGGTGAAGATGGTATTACGTTTAACCAGTTACGCAAGATTGCCGAGTATTTTGGCCGTGGAGTTCTGTTTTTTCTTGAGTATGGACCGGTCGTTGAGGAGCAGGTACATTCGCCACAGTTCCGCACTCTTGCTAACAAAAAGCCGGAGTTATCGACCAAGCTAAAAAATCTAATAGAGCGAGTTGAAAAGCAACGTGCTATATATTTGAGCCTGTGCGAAGATATGGACAATCCAGACCAGCCATTATTCAGCCCACCAGATTTACCTCAACAAAACACACGTGAGGCAGCCAGAATTGCAAGAGAATGGTTGGCCCTGGCTGATGAAAACAGCTTTGACACTTACCGTGCTGCGGTGGAGGCTAAAGGCGTGTTGGTATTCCGCAGTAATGGTTATAGCGGGAAGTGGCAGATTGACAAGCTGAATCCAATTATCGGTTTTGTTCTTTACGACCCTGTCTGCCCTGTGATTGTTATCAAGAAACAGCCTTGGGAGACCCAGCAATCGTTTACGCTCATGCATGAGCTGGGTCATTTGCTGCTATATAAGTCCAGTTCAATTGATGATGAATATGATATACAATCCCACCAAGAACATGAACATCATGCCAATGCTTTTGCTGGTAATTTGTTGGTACCGGATTCTTTTCTAAGGAGCATCAATGATATAGATCTGCCCGATGAGGTATCTAAATACGACGACTGGCTTTCTCGGCAACGCAAGGTGTGGGGGGTAAGCAGTGAGGTGATTTTGCGAAGGCTTAAGGATGTCTGTCGCCTGCCACAGAGCAAATACGCCGCCTACCGGCAATGGCATGCAGAATTGGCTATCCAGCAAACGGAAGGTGGGAGCCGACAGTATCGCTATCGGGAACCTCAACATGTTTTTGGCAATACATTTGTGCAAACAGTTTTTGATGCACTGAATGCCCGTCATATTACACTTGCCAAGGCGAGCAGCTATCTCGACAGTCTGAAAATAAAAGATCTGCATCAATTGGAGAATTACTATGCAGGTCTTTGA